From Anomalospiza imberbis isolate Cuckoo-Finch-1a 21T00152 chromosome 14, ASM3175350v1, whole genome shotgun sequence, a single genomic window includes:
- the MTMR8 gene encoding myotubularin-related protein 8 isoform X2 produces the protein MSKESREMGWKLIDLKLDYQRMGIPNDSWEITDINKDYEVCSTYPPEIVVPRAATKAVVMGSSRFRSRGRIPVLSYLYKENNAALCRCSQPLAGFSARCLEDEQMLQAIREANPGCPFMYVVDTRPKLNAMANRAAGKGYENEDNYENIRFKFIGIENIHVMRSSLQKLLEVCEMKSPSMSDFLTGLENSGWLRHIKAVMDAGVFLAKAVREERASVLVHCSDGWDRTAQVCSLASLLLDPFYRTFKGFMVLIEKEWIAMGHKFSHRCGHLDGDPKEVSPVFTQFVECVWQLMQQFPCSFEFSERFLLEIHDHVYSCQFGNFLGTCHKEREELRIFEKTHSLWPFLLQRKQELRNPLYRGFTAYKELQPNTLPFSFQFWCGMYNRFDKGMQPKQCVLEQLLSCLSRKVTLEDNASELENKLPILDGPLPSKGCTSPKAGAAAAKAPTAPQDCAEGAAPVLSNGPSLGHQKHKESPAQPQDLGASREDGQAQHQG, from the exons ATGTCCAAAGAGAGCCGGGAGATGGGATGGAAACTGATTGATTTGAAACTGGATTACCAGCGCATGGGAATCCCCAACGACTCCTGGGAGATAACAGATATTAATAAGGACTATGAG GTTTGCAGCACATACCCTCCTGAGATCGTGGTGCCTCGAGCTGCCACCAAGGCCGTGGTGATGGGAAGTTCAAGGTTCAGGAGCCGAGGGCGGATTCCGGTGCTTTCTTACTTATACAAGGAAAACAAT GCCGCCCTGTGCCGCTGCAGCCAGCCCCTGGCCGGGTTCAGCGCGCGCTGCCTGGAGGACGAGCAGATGCTCCAGGCCATCCGAGAGGCCAACCCCGGCTGCCCCTTCATGTATGTTGTAGACACGAGGCCAAAG TTGAATGCCATGGCCaacagagctgctgggaagggCTATGAGAATGAAGATAATTATGAAAACATACGTTTTAAATTCATTGGCATCGAGAACATCCATGTGATGAGGAGCAGCCTGCAGAAACTGCTGGAAG TGTGTGAGATGAAGTCCCCCTCCATGAGTGATTTCCTGACGGGGCTGGAGAACTCGGGCTGGTTACGGCACATCAAGGCTGTGATGGATGCAGGTGTCTTCCTGGCCAAG gctgTGAGGGAGGAGAGGGCCAGCGTGCTGGTGCACTGCTCCGACGGCTGGGACCGCACGGCCCAGGTCTGCTCCCTGGCCAGCCTCCTCCTGGACCCCTTCTACAGGACCTTCAAAGGCTTCATG GTCCTGATAGAAAAGGAGTGGATTGCAATGGGCCACAAGTTCTCACACAG GTGTGGCCACCTGGATGGGGACCCCAAAGAGGTATCCCCTGTGTTCACACAGTTTGTGGAGTGTGTGTGGCAGCTGATGCAGCAGTTCCCCTGCTCCTTCGAGTTCAGCGAGCGCTTCCTGCTGGAGATCCATGACCATGTTTATTCCTGCCAGTTTGGCAACTTCCTGGGCACTTGCCACAAGGAGAGGGAGGAGCTCAG AATCTTTGAGAAGACCCAttccctgtggcctttcctctTACAGAGGAAGCAGGAGTTGAGAAATCCTTTGTACAGAGGATTTACAGCTTACAAAGAGCTCCAACCAAACACTCTACCTTTCAGTTTCCA GTTCTGGTGTGGCATGTACAACCGCTTTGACAAGGGCATGCAGCCCAAGCAGtgtgtgctggagcagctgctgagctgcctgAGCCGGAAGGTGACACTGGAGGACAACGCATCCGAGCTGGAAAAC AAACTCCCTATCCTCGACGGCCCCTTGCCCAGCAAAGGCTGCACCTCACccaaggcaggagctgctgctgccaaagcCCCAACTGCTCCTCAGGACTGTGCAGAGGGAGCAGCCCCTGTGCTGAGCAATGGCCCCTCCCTGGGGCACCAGAAGCACAAggagagcccagcacagccccaggatCTCGGAGCCTCCAGGGAGGATGGGCAGGCTCAGCACCAGGGAtga
- the ASB12 gene encoding ankyrin repeat and SOCS box protein 12 — MEPRPDKMSLMDINKMFSLLQPRDDEEDSGESEELSRAVCQDDHETLARLLSQDRYRRLINRRSGWGVPSTPLRLAATRGCVRSLRLLLAHGAQVDSLDVKAQTPLFVAVSNGHSECVRLLLEAGASPAGSAYNNCSPLLLAARDGHVAILRQLLEHGAEANVRARLPEWAANSVACSGPLYLAAAYGHLECFRLLLLHGADPDYNCTEQGVLAQIREPKTLLETCLRHGCHSDFIRLLIDFGANVYLPSVPADGAAPRSEGLELLLQARAHPKSLLSQSRLAMRRLLKQPSRSATLGELEIPRALAKYLQHQL, encoded by the exons ATGGAGCCCAGACCCGACAAAATGAGCCTGATGGACATCAACAAGATgttctccctgctgcagcccagggatgACGAGGAGGACAGCGGGGAGAGCGAGGAGCTGAGCCGGGCGGTGTGCCAGGACGACCACGAAACGCTGGCCAGGCTCCTGTCCCAGGACAGGTACAGGAGGCTCATCAACCGCAGGAGCGGCTGGGGCGTGCCCAGCACCCCCCTGCGCCTGGCGGCCACCCGGGGCTGCGTGCGGAGCCTGCGGCTGCTGCTGGCCCACGGCGCCCAGGTGGACAGCCTGGACGTGAAGGCGCAGACCCCGCTGTTCGTGGCGGTCAGCAATGGGCACAGCGAGTGCGtgcggctgctgctggaggccgGCGCCAGCCCCGCGGGCAGCGCCTACAACAACTGCTCGCCGCTGCTGCTGGCCGCCAGGGACGGCCACGTGGCCatcctgaggcagctgctggagcatgGCGCCGAGGCCAACGTCCGGGCAAGGCTGCCCGAGTGGGCGGCCAACTCGGTGGCCTGCTCGGGGCCACTGTACCTGGCGGCCGCCTACGGGCACCTGGAGTGCTTccgcctgctgctgctgcacggCGCCGACCCCGACTACAACTGCACCGAGCAGGGCGTCCTGGCGCAGATCCGCGAGCCCAAGACCCTGCTGGAGACGTGCCTGAGGCACGGCTGCCACAGCGACTTCATCCGCCTGCTCATCGACTTCGGGGCCAACGTGTACCTGCCCAGCGTGCCCGCCgacggggcggccccgcgcagcgaggggctggagctgctgctgcaggccaGAG ctcatcccaaatccctgctgtcCCAATCCCGGCTGGCTATGAGGCGTCTCCTGAAGCAGCCCAGCCGCTCGGCCACCCTCGGAGAGCTGGAGATCCCCAGAGCCCTGGCCAAAtacctgcagcaccagctgtga